A genomic window from bacterium includes:
- a CDS encoding sugar phosphate nucleotidyltransferase, whose product MAAKKTASPVRRAVILAGGRGARLRPFTFAFPKPLVPIGDVPIIDIVMQQLQAAGIEHVTLAVGHLAELLMAYFSHRTYEGMVIDYSREDEPLGTAGPLSLVEDLNEPFLVLNGDLLTSLDFADLAEHHVRSGAMGTIASYTKAYQVDLGILDVDEQGHLTAYHEKPTYSYRVSMGIYVFQPEVLSLLKKDERCDLPSLAMRIVEMGRKLVVFPFDGYWVDIGSPEEYARAVDEFEKHTPPILKGTPRRDKDKNSN is encoded by the coding sequence CCTCCCCGGTCCGCCGGGCGGTGATTCTTGCCGGTGGCAGGGGAGCCCGCCTGCGGCCGTTCACCTTCGCATTCCCGAAACCACTGGTTCCCATCGGGGATGTGCCAATTATTGATATCGTCATGCAGCAATTGCAGGCGGCGGGGATTGAGCACGTAACCCTCGCCGTCGGCCATCTGGCCGAATTGCTGATGGCCTATTTTTCACACCGCACGTACGAGGGCATGGTGATCGACTATTCGCGGGAAGACGAACCCCTGGGGACGGCCGGCCCCCTCTCCCTGGTCGAGGATCTCAACGAGCCCTTCCTGGTTCTAAACGGGGATCTTCTCACCTCGCTGGATTTCGCCGATTTGGCGGAACACCATGTCCGCTCCGGCGCCATGGGGACCATCGCCTCCTACACCAAGGCCTACCAGGTGGACCTCGGGATACTGGATGTCGACGAACAAGGACATCTGACGGCGTACCATGAAAAACCGACGTACAGTTACCGGGTGAGCATGGGGATTTACGTGTTTCAGCCCGAGGTTCTCAGCCTGCTGAAAAAAGACGAACGATGCGATTTACCGAGTCTGGCCATGCGCATTGTCGAGATGGGCCGGAAACTCGTTGTGTTTCCGTTTGACGGGTACTGGGTAGATATCGGATCGCCAGAGGAATATGCCCGTGCGGTGGATGAGTTCGAAAAGCATACTCCTCCCATTTTAAAGGGAACGCCTCGGCGGGATAAGGACAAGAATTCGAACTGA